The following coding sequences lie in one Bacillus solimangrovi genomic window:
- the trhA gene encoding PAQR family membrane homeostasis protein TrhA translates to MVETHTFTKGEEIANAITHGIGTLLSIAALVLLVVFSALNGTAWHIVTFSIYGATMLILYLSSTMLHSFPKGKAKSFFEICDHASIYLFIAGTYTPITLIVIQGSLGWVLFGTVWALAIGGVVFKVFFVKKFNTISTLLYIVMGWLVVFGFNKLLTTLPPMGIVFLVIGGVLYTLGTIFYLWRAFPYHHAVWHLFVLAGSIFHFFAVLLYVLPIQF, encoded by the coding sequence GTGGTTGAAACACATACATTCACTAAAGGTGAAGAGATCGCAAATGCAATCACACATGGGATTGGAACGTTACTCAGTATTGCAGCATTAGTATTATTAGTTGTCTTCTCTGCATTAAACGGAACAGCTTGGCATATCGTCACTTTTTCTATTTATGGGGCTACAATGCTTATTTTGTATCTTTCTTCAACAATGTTACATAGTTTCCCAAAAGGAAAAGCTAAAAGTTTCTTTGAAATTTGTGATCATGCTTCGATCTATTTGTTCATTGCTGGTACTTACACACCAATTACACTCATTGTCATTCAAGGAAGCTTGGGCTGGGTGCTATTCGGAACAGTGTGGGCATTAGCAATCGGTGGGGTTGTCTTTAAAGTTTTTTTTGTGAAGAAATTCAATACAATTTCTACATTATTATACATCGTGATGGGATGGCTCGTTGTCTTCGGATTTAATAAGTTGTTAACGACATTGCCTCCTATGGGAATCGTTTTTCTCGTCATTGGTGGAGTCCTCTATACACTTGGGACAATTTTTTATCTATGGAGAGCATTCCCTTATCACCATGCTGTTTGGCATCTATTTGTATTAGCAGGAAGCATATTCCACTTCTTTGCTGTATTACTATATGTCCTTCCAATTCAATTTTAA
- a CDS encoding PucR family transcriptional regulator, which produces MKGASIERVLNTQDINEVAEIISVFLQKPVIIENKNFELIAYSSTYNYHFDPTQQKTILSKRCPLFIVDILKKEGIVNQLQTKPDPIRVSPIEEVGLYQRIVIGAKYENQTMGYIWVQESNELLSEEELDFLKGVSQHVGKLIFEAIEKKKEKIHKKDNLLWKIINHEYQSEQFLKREADDVNLVLPEAFSVVVISLRHTNSKVTFENMKEIVHSLVGRLGKATYWLDEEPRITIIIGKSELERYSPRELSNEFITNFKNMVGKEEEDAFLYGIGNQYNDLTCLRKSYLEALEVINTAEFMEYDREHISYEYSKLGIYRYVTTIFEKNMAEGFINQNLVILKNHDDKNQSQLMKTLKAYLANNCKLKQTAEQLFIHPNTLNYRIKQIKQLIAIDFEDFNQKCQLFIDLTLYDNMSDYRKSY; this is translated from the coding sequence ATGAAGGGGGCATCTATAGAACGTGTTTTAAATACACAAGATATTAATGAGGTAGCAGAGATTATTAGTGTTTTTTTGCAAAAACCAGTTATCATTGAAAATAAAAACTTTGAACTTATTGCATATAGTTCTACATATAATTATCATTTTGATCCAACGCAACAAAAAACGATTCTTTCAAAACGTTGTCCACTATTTATTGTTGATATCTTAAAAAAGGAAGGGATTGTGAATCAATTACAGACAAAACCCGACCCTATTCGAGTGTCTCCAATCGAAGAAGTGGGATTATATCAGCGAATTGTGATCGGTGCGAAATATGAAAATCAAACGATGGGTTACATTTGGGTACAGGAGTCAAATGAATTGTTATCTGAGGAAGAGCTAGATTTCTTAAAGGGCGTTTCTCAACATGTTGGAAAATTAATTTTCGAAGCGATCGAAAAGAAGAAAGAAAAAATACACAAGAAGGATAATCTTCTTTGGAAAATCATTAATCATGAATATCAAAGTGAACAATTTTTAAAACGAGAAGCAGATGACGTGAATCTAGTATTGCCAGAAGCTTTTTCAGTTGTTGTAATTTCCTTAAGACATACTAATTCAAAAGTCACATTTGAAAATATGAAGGAAATTGTCCACTCTCTTGTTGGTCGTCTTGGCAAAGCGACTTACTGGTTAGATGAAGAGCCTAGAATAACTATCATCATTGGAAAAAGTGAACTTGAGAGGTATTCACCTCGTGAGTTGTCAAATGAGTTTATCACAAACTTTAAAAATATGGTAGGTAAAGAAGAAGAGGATGCATTTCTCTATGGGATTGGAAATCAATACAACGACCTGACTTGCTTACGTAAGAGTTATTTAGAGGCATTGGAAGTTATTAATACGGCTGAATTTATGGAATACGATCGTGAGCACATCTCTTATGAGTATTCGAAATTGGGTATATATCGTTATGTAACTACGATATTTGAGAAGAATATGGCTGAAGGTTTTATTAATCAAAATTTAGTTATCTTAAAGAATCATGATGACAAAAATCAAAGTCAATTGATGAAAACATTAAAGGCTTATTTAGCTAATAATTGTAAATTAAAACAAACAGCCGAACAATTATTTATACACCCAAATACGTTAAATTATCGTATTAAACAGATTAAACAATTAATAGCAATTGATTTTGAAGATTTTAATCAGAAATGTCAATTATTTATTGATCTAACATTATACGATAACATGTCTGATTATCGGAAGTCCTATTAA
- a CDS encoding polysaccharide deacetylase family protein has product MAKERGDGMRRRKKLIRTHEWVFMSIVCILIIGLLGYSEITKAIDNEEYIVTFTPEKEMCCQLKKEQPLRLTEPTVTVSPPENVVYLTFDDGPSESTEAILSLLKRYQARATFFMLSPAMEKYPEGMKRMVEEGHSFGLHGVSHNAKSFYESTSSILGELTEGNRVLERITGKQTMLIRTPYGSVPYMTKTYRQVVKEEGYLLWDWNIDSRDWEYKDVRYVQDTIYQLEQVVREGKVPVILLHDKKSTLDHLERLLVYLQNNGYVMEALNEHLSPIQFKS; this is encoded by the coding sequence ATGGCTAAGGAAAGAGGAGATGGCATGAGAAGAAGAAAAAAATTGATAAGGACACACGAATGGGTGTTCATGTCGATTGTTTGTATATTAATTATTGGATTACTTGGCTATAGCGAGATAACGAAAGCAATCGATAATGAAGAGTATATAGTGACATTCACACCAGAGAAAGAGATGTGTTGTCAGTTAAAAAAAGAGCAACCGTTGAGACTAACTGAACCTACAGTAACAGTTTCACCTCCAGAAAATGTTGTCTATTTAACATTTGATGATGGTCCATCAGAGTCAACTGAAGCGATTCTTTCATTGTTAAAACGTTACCAAGCAAGAGCGACCTTTTTTATGTTAAGTCCAGCAATGGAGAAATATCCAGAAGGAATGAAAAGAATGGTAGAAGAAGGTCATTCGTTCGGATTACATGGAGTTTCTCATAATGCAAAAAGCTTTTACGAATCAACTTCGTCAATATTAGGAGAGCTGACTGAAGGCAATCGTGTGTTAGAACGAATTACAGGAAAGCAAACAATGTTAATTCGAACTCCTTATGGAAGTGTGCCATATATGACCAAGACGTATAGGCAAGTAGTGAAAGAAGAAGGTTATCTTCTTTGGGATTGGAACATAGATTCGAGGGATTGGGAATACAAAGACGTTCGTTACGTACAAGATACGATTTATCAATTAGAGCAGGTAGTGAGAGAGGGTAAAGTTCCAGTCATTTTATTACATGATAAAAAGTCAACGTTAGATCATTTAGAAAGGTTGCTAGTATACCTTCAAAATAATGGATATGTAATGGAGGCATTGAATGAACACCTTTCTCCAATACAATTTAAATCATAA
- a CDS encoding D-serine ammonia-lyase, which translates to MSKNIFGRDLDEWIKDYPLLEEIVQMEEVSWTNPLVQTDLESLALDWSDVLEAEERLIRFSPFIESAFPETKGSKGMIESPLVEVPKIKAELERRYQKNISSTLLMKCDNELPIAGSIKARGGIYEVLKIAEKIAINNKLLTHDDDYAKVASPPFRELFSNYSIAVGSTGNLGLSIGTISAKLGFQTTVHMSNDAKEWKKQLLKSKGVHVIEHEADYSEAVEQGRNQSELDESCFFIDDENSKDLFLGYAVAAIRLRRQLQKMDIRVDEQHPLVVYLPCGVGGGPGGITFGLKRVFGNHVHCYFAEPTHSPCMLIGMMTRLHDKVCVQDFGIDNKTDADGLAVGRPSSLVGKLMESLLSGIYTVQDKELYKLLSMLAHNEGIYLEPSALAGMYGPIRADVQHITNATHIVWATGGRLVPKEEMEKYVQKGCGLLLQD; encoded by the coding sequence GTGAGTAAGAACATATTTGGAAGAGATTTAGATGAATGGATTAAAGATTATCCTTTGTTAGAAGAAATTGTTCAAATGGAGGAAGTGAGTTGGACAAATCCATTAGTTCAAACTGATTTAGAGAGTCTTGCATTAGATTGGAGTGATGTGCTTGAAGCAGAAGAACGTTTGATACGTTTTTCTCCATTTATCGAATCAGCATTTCCAGAAACGAAAGGTTCAAAAGGAATGATTGAGTCACCACTAGTTGAAGTACCGAAGATAAAAGCAGAGCTTGAAAGACGTTACCAAAAAAATATTTCTAGTACATTATTAATGAAGTGTGATAATGAGTTACCGATTGCAGGTTCAATTAAAGCAAGAGGTGGTATTTATGAAGTTCTAAAGATTGCTGAAAAAATAGCTATAAACAATAAATTACTTACGCATGATGATGATTATGCTAAAGTTGCAAGTCCACCATTTCGGGAGTTATTTTCTAATTATTCGATTGCTGTTGGTTCGACTGGAAACTTAGGTTTGAGTATTGGAACGATAAGTGCAAAGCTTGGGTTTCAGACGACCGTTCATATGTCAAACGATGCGAAAGAGTGGAAAAAACAGTTGTTAAAGAGTAAAGGTGTTCATGTCATTGAACATGAAGCAGATTATAGTGAAGCAGTTGAACAGGGAAGAAATCAAAGTGAATTAGATGAGTCTTGTTTTTTCATTGATGATGAGAACTCAAAGGATTTGTTTTTAGGTTATGCGGTAGCTGCAATTCGTTTACGAAGACAGTTACAGAAGATGGATATTAGAGTAGATGAGCAACATCCCCTTGTCGTTTATTTGCCATGTGGTGTTGGGGGAGGGCCAGGTGGCATAACATTTGGTCTGAAGCGAGTATTCGGAAATCATGTACACTGCTATTTTGCAGAACCTACTCACTCACCATGTATGTTGATTGGTATGATGACAAGGCTTCACGATAAGGTATGTGTACAAGATTTTGGTATTGATAACAAAACAGATGCTGATGGTCTAGCTGTTGGTAGACCGTCAAGTTTGGTAGGGAAATTAATGGAGTCTCTGTTGAGTGGGATATATACAGTTCAAGATAAGGAATTGTATAAGCTGTTAAGCATGCTTGCACATAATGAAGGAATATATCTTGAACCATCTGCACTTGCGGGAATGTATGGTCCAATTAGAGCAGACGTTCAACATATTACAAACGCTACTCACATTGTTTGGGCAACAGGTGGGCGATTAGTTCCAAAAGAAGAGATGGAGAAATATGTGCAAAAAGGGTGTGGATTGCTCTTACAAGATTAG
- the pruA gene encoding L-glutamate gamma-semialdehyde dehydrogenase, whose protein sequence is MIQPYKHEPFTDFSVEENKKAFERELKIVEKEFGQNYDLIVNGERISTEEKITSINPANKDEVIGTVSKATQEIATHAIDAAEEAFKSWKMFNPEERANILHRAAAIIRRRKHYFSALLVKEAGKPWNEADADTAEAIDFLEYYAREMVRLKDGASVLSRPGEKNQYIYTPMGVSVVIPPWNFAFAIMAGTTVAPIVTGNTVVLKPASNTPIVAYKFVEVLEEAGLPKGVVNFIPGSGAEVGDFLVDHPKTHLITFTGSREVGTRIFKRAAEIQENQKWLKRTIIEMGGKDTVVVDKEADLDLAAESIVASAFGFSGQKCSAGSRAIIHEDVYDEVLEKAIKITETKKLGDPTDGSNYMGPVIDQASFDKIMHYIEIGKEEGKLVSGGKGDDSKGYFIEPTIFADLEPTARIMQEEIFGPVVAFAKAKSFEEAIEFANNTEYGLTGALISNNREHIEYAKYNFHVGNLYFNRTCTGAIVGYHPFGGFNMSGTDSKAGGPDYLVQHMLPKTISEML, encoded by the coding sequence ATGATTCAACCATACAAACACGAACCATTTACGGATTTTTCAGTAGAAGAAAATAAAAAGGCATTTGAACGTGAGCTTAAAATAGTAGAAAAAGAATTCGGTCAAAATTATGACCTTATCGTGAACGGAGAACGAATTTCAACAGAGGAAAAAATTACTTCAATCAATCCTGCTAATAAGGATGAAGTTATTGGTACTGTATCGAAAGCAACACAAGAGATTGCGACACATGCTATTGATGCAGCAGAAGAAGCATTCAAATCTTGGAAAATGTTTAACCCAGAAGAGCGTGCGAACATTTTACATCGTGCTGCTGCAATTATTCGCCGTAGAAAGCATTATTTCTCTGCTCTACTTGTAAAAGAAGCTGGTAAGCCTTGGAACGAGGCAGATGCAGATACAGCAGAAGCAATTGACTTCTTGGAGTATTATGCACGTGAAATGGTTCGTCTTAAGGATGGTGCATCTGTTCTTAGTCGTCCAGGAGAGAAAAACCAATACATTTATACTCCAATGGGCGTAAGTGTCGTAATTCCACCTTGGAACTTTGCATTTGCAATTATGGCTGGTACAACAGTTGCTCCAATTGTAACAGGAAACACTGTTGTTCTTAAACCAGCAAGTAATACGCCAATCGTTGCATATAAATTTGTTGAAGTGCTTGAAGAAGCAGGTCTTCCAAAAGGTGTAGTTAACTTCATTCCTGGTAGTGGTGCAGAAGTCGGTGACTTCTTAGTTGATCATCCGAAGACACACCTCATTACATTCACAGGATCTCGTGAAGTCGGTACACGTATTTTCAAACGAGCAGCTGAAATTCAAGAGAATCAAAAATGGTTGAAGCGTACAATCATCGAAATGGGCGGAAAAGATACAGTTGTTGTTGATAAAGAAGCAGATCTTGATCTAGCAGCAGAATCAATTGTTGCTTCAGCATTCGGTTTCTCAGGACAAAAGTGTTCAGCAGGATCACGTGCAATTATCCATGAAGATGTGTACGATGAAGTGTTAGAAAAGGCGATTAAAATTACAGAAACTAAGAAGCTAGGTGACCCAACAGATGGTAGCAACTATATGGGACCAGTGATTGACCAAGCTTCTTTTGATAAAATTATGCACTATATTGAAATCGGTAAAGAAGAAGGTAAACTTGTAAGCGGTGGTAAAGGTGATGACTCTAAAGGTTACTTTATCGAACCAACAATTTTTGCAGACCTTGAACCGACTGCACGTATTATGCAAGAAGAAATCTTTGGACCAGTTGTTGCATTTGCTAAAGCAAAAAGTTTTGAAGAAGCAATTGAATTTGCAAACAATACAGAATATGGTTTAACAGGTGCTTTAATTTCAAATAACCGTGAGCACATTGAGTATGCAAAGTATAATTTCCATGTTGGTAACTTATATTTCAACCGTACTTGTACAGGTGCAATTGTTGGTTATCATCCTTTTGGAGGATTTAATATGTCTGGTACAGATTCTAAAGCAGGTGGACCAGATTACCTTGTACAACACATGCTTCCAAAAACAATTAGTGAAATGCTATAA
- the cysK gene encoding cysteine synthase A: MHVVNNIADLIGNTPLVKLNRVASPNGADVYLKLEMFNPSGSVKDRAAYNMIIEAEKAGLINENTTIIEPTSGNTGIGLAMNAAARGYKAILVMPDTMTQERINLLKAYGAKVVLTSGEEKMPGSIRKAEELANQIPNSFVPMQFNNDANPDAHRHTTAKEIIDAIEELGKPLTAFVSTAGTGGTVTGTGEELKKHFEDITIHVVEPDGSPVLSGGKPGKHKLVGTSPGFIPDILNQNVYDEIIRIKDEEAYDITRRLAREEGILVGTSAGAACHAAIEIAKKKSPNEVVIAIAPDTGERYLSGDLFDFE; encoded by the coding sequence ATGCATGTCGTCAATAATATTGCAGATTTGATTGGAAATACTCCTTTAGTAAAACTTAATCGAGTAGCATCACCAAATGGTGCAGACGTTTATTTAAAACTCGAAATGTTTAATCCAAGCGGTAGTGTGAAAGATCGAGCAGCTTACAACATGATTATTGAAGCTGAAAAAGCTGGTTTAATAAATGAAAATACGACTATTATTGAACCAACGAGTGGTAATACAGGTATTGGACTTGCCATGAATGCCGCTGCACGTGGTTATAAAGCGATCCTCGTTATGCCTGATACGATGACACAAGAACGTATTAACTTACTTAAAGCGTATGGCGCAAAAGTCGTTTTAACATCGGGAGAGGAGAAAATGCCAGGTTCAATCCGTAAAGCTGAAGAATTAGCAAATCAAATTCCCAATAGCTTTGTACCGATGCAATTTAACAACGATGCAAACCCTGATGCACATCGCCATACAACAGCTAAAGAGATAATTGATGCAATAGAAGAACTCGGTAAACCTCTAACAGCCTTTGTTTCTACAGCTGGGACTGGTGGCACTGTAACAGGAACTGGTGAAGAATTAAAGAAGCACTTTGAAGATATAACGATACACGTTGTAGAACCAGACGGATCACCTGTTTTATCTGGTGGGAAGCCTGGTAAGCACAAACTTGTTGGTACAAGCCCTGGTTTCATTCCAGATATCCTAAATCAAAACGTTTATGATGAAATTATTCGAATTAAGGATGAAGAAGCCTATGACATTACTAGAAGACTTGCAAGAGAAGAAGGAATCTTAGTAGGAACATCGGCAGGTGCAGCTTGTCATGCTGCTATTGAAATTGCTAAGAAGAAATCACCTAATGAAGTCGTCATCGCCATTGCCCCAGATACAGGTGAACGTTATCTATCTGGTGATCTATTTGATTTTGAATAA
- a CDS encoding carboxypeptidase M32: protein MSFQKTEQEFLQYVKKMMNYEEALALMFWDMRTGAPKKGIDQRSEVIGTLSTEVFNMSTSDTMKQFIDELDNEEARQVLSEITVKTLEDCKKEYERNEKIPEVEYKEFVMLQSKAESVWEEAKDKSDFEMFRPYLEKLVEFKKKFIGYWGYEGNKYNTLLDMYEPGVTVEQIDKVFGQLRDEIVPLVERISKSSNQPNTSFLFEHFTQEKQREFCLNALEQMDYDFEAGRLDVTVHPFAITLNPGDVRITTKYDEQDFRTAVFGTIHEGGHALYEQNISKDLVGTPLCDGTSMGIHESQSLFWENFVGRNKGFWKKNYNVLKQYAGGQFDKVELEDYYRAINESKPSLIRIEADELTYPLHIMVRYELEKALFNDEIEVKDLPTLWNDKMEEYLGVRPDNDAQGILQDVHWSGGDFGYFPSYALGYIYAAQFKNAMVKEIANFDELLELGELQPIREWLSSNIHQYGKMKKPLEILNDVTGEGLNAEHLITYLKEKYEAIYQL from the coding sequence ATGTCGTTTCAAAAAACTGAACAAGAATTTTTACAATATGTAAAAAAGATGATGAACTATGAAGAAGCACTAGCACTAATGTTTTGGGATATGCGGACGGGTGCTCCTAAAAAAGGGATTGACCAACGCTCTGAGGTCATAGGGACCCTTTCGACTGAAGTATTCAATATGTCAACTTCAGATACAATGAAGCAATTTATTGATGAATTAGACAATGAGGAAGCAAGGCAAGTTTTATCAGAAATTACTGTAAAAACTTTAGAAGATTGTAAGAAAGAATATGAAAGAAATGAGAAGATTCCAGAAGTAGAGTATAAGGAATTTGTAATGCTTCAATCAAAAGCTGAATCTGTTTGGGAAGAAGCAAAAGATAAATCTGATTTTGAAATGTTTCGTCCTTACTTAGAAAAATTAGTTGAATTTAAGAAAAAATTTATTGGTTATTGGGGTTACGAAGGTAATAAGTATAATACGTTACTTGATATGTATGAGCCAGGTGTTACTGTTGAGCAAATCGATAAAGTGTTTGGACAATTAAGAGATGAGATTGTTCCATTAGTAGAACGTATATCTAAAAGTTCTAACCAACCTAATACATCCTTCTTATTTGAGCACTTCACACAAGAAAAACAGAGGGAATTTTGCTTAAATGCGTTAGAACAAATGGATTACGATTTTGAAGCAGGGCGATTAGATGTTACGGTTCATCCGTTTGCAATTACGTTAAATCCTGGAGATGTGCGTATTACGACAAAATATGATGAACAAGATTTTCGCACAGCAGTATTTGGTACGATTCACGAAGGTGGACATGCGCTGTATGAGCAAAATATATCTAAGGATCTAGTTGGAACACCTTTATGTGATGGGACATCAATGGGAATTCATGAATCACAATCATTATTCTGGGAAAACTTTGTAGGGCGTAATAAAGGTTTCTGGAAGAAAAATTATAACGTCTTAAAACAATATGCAGGCGGTCAGTTCGATAAAGTTGAGCTTGAAGATTATTATCGTGCTATTAATGAATCGAAACCATCTCTAATTCGAATTGAAGCGGACGAGTTAACATATCCTTTACATATTATGGTTCGTTACGAGTTAGAAAAAGCACTTTTTAATGATGAAATTGAGGTTAAAGATTTACCAACATTATGGAATGACAAGATGGAAGAATATCTCGGAGTGAGGCCAGACAATGATGCTCAAGGAATTCTACAAGATGTACATTGGTCAGGTGGAGATTTTGGTTACTTCCCAAGTTACGCATTAGGTTATATTTACGCTGCGCAGTTTAAAAATGCGATGGTAAAGGAAATTGCCAACTTCGATGAATTGTTAGAATTAGGTGAATTACAACCTATTCGCGAGTGGCTTTCAAGTAACATTCATCAATATGGAAAAATGAAGAAACCACTGGAAATCTTGAATGACGTAACAGGTGAAGGGTTGAATGCAGAACATTTAATAACGTATTTGAAAGAAAAGTATGAAGCAATTTACCAATTATAA
- a CDS encoding SulP family inorganic anion transporter: MSWKESWFGNIRGDILAGITVALALIPEAIAFAIIAGVDPMVGLYASFSIAVIIAFTGGRPGMISAATGAMALLMVTLVAEHGLEYLLAATVLTGIIQFIMGVMGLGRFITFLPQSVIIGFVNALAILIFMAQLPHFVGQGLLMYGMVAATLAIIYILPRFTKAVPSPLVAIIVMTIVAITLGLDLKTVGDMGNITQSLPVFQLPMVPLNIETLMIILPYSFPLALVGILESLLTATIVDEMTDTKSNKNTEMKGQGIANIITGFFGGMAGCAMIGQSVINVKSGGRGRLSALTAGVFLLILIIVLGDIVKQVPMAALVGVMIMVSIGTFDWQSVRELARIPRSDAVVMVITVAIVVYTHDLAKGVLAGVVLSALIFGWKMAQIKTSTKFEGEQKVYTVSGQLFFGTMAHFVDLFDYQNDPKEIVIDFTHSHVWDHSAVTAVAKVMSKYRKEGKTVTINGLNDESRAIVEKVGLSASSGH, from the coding sequence ATGAGTTGGAAAGAAAGTTGGTTTGGGAATATTCGTGGTGATATCCTTGCAGGCATAACTGTTGCGTTAGCACTTATTCCAGAAGCAATTGCATTTGCGATTATTGCGGGTGTTGATCCAATGGTAGGTTTGTATGCATCATTTTCAATAGCTGTAATAATTGCCTTTACTGGTGGTCGACCAGGTATGATATCAGCTGCAACTGGTGCAATGGCATTATTAATGGTTACACTTGTGGCTGAACATGGCTTGGAATATTTATTAGCAGCGACTGTATTGACAGGTATTATTCAATTTATTATGGGTGTGATGGGACTTGGTCGTTTCATTACGTTTTTGCCACAGTCCGTTATTATTGGATTTGTAAATGCTTTGGCAATTTTGATCTTTATGGCCCAATTACCTCACTTTGTAGGTCAAGGTCTATTGATGTATGGAATGGTAGCAGCAACTTTAGCTATTATTTATATTTTGCCTCGTTTTACGAAAGCTGTTCCATCACCATTAGTTGCAATTATTGTTATGACAATTGTTGCGATTACGTTAGGGCTAGATTTGAAAACGGTTGGAGATATGGGGAATATTACTCAATCATTACCTGTGTTTCAGCTTCCAATGGTACCGTTAAATATTGAAACTTTAATGATTATACTACCATATTCATTTCCTTTAGCATTAGTTGGTATTTTAGAGTCTTTATTAACAGCGACTATCGTTGATGAAATGACAGATACGAAGAGTAATAAAAATACTGAGATGAAAGGTCAAGGTATCGCTAATATTATCACAGGGTTCTTTGGTGGTATGGCAGGGTGTGCAATGATTGGCCAATCAGTAATTAATGTTAAATCAGGTGGAAGAGGAAGACTGTCTGCTTTAACAGCGGGTGTATTTTTGTTAATTTTAATTATTGTTTTGGGTGATATTGTCAAACAAGTACCTATGGCTGCTCTCGTTGGAGTTATGATCATGGTATCGATCGGTACGTTTGATTGGCAATCTGTCCGTGAATTAGCAAGAATTCCACGATCGGACGCGGTTGTCATGGTGATAACAGTTGCTATTGTAGTATATACACATGATTTAGCAAAAGGTGTTTTAGCTGGAGTTGTTTTAAGTGCATTGATTTTCGGATGGAAAATGGCTCAAATTAAAACATCAACAAAATTCGAGGGTGAGCAAAAAGTTTATACGGTGTCCGGACAGCTTTTCTTTGGGACGATGGCGCATTTCGTCGATTTATTTGATTATCAAAATGATCCTAAGGAGATCGTAATTGATTTTACACATTCTCATGTGTGGGATCATTCAGCAGTTACTGCCGTAGCGAAAGTGATGAGTAAGTATCGAAAAGAAGGTAAGACTGTAACAATTAATGGCTTAAATGATGAAAGTCGAGCAATTGTTGAAAAAGTAGGTCTTAGTGCATCTTCTGGACACTAA
- a CDS encoding proline dehydrogenase family protein: protein MEAVSKNFFLTLSKSAVLNKAAKRWGMGFGASKVVGGQTFEKAIPIIKKLNEQGLCVTVDHLGEFVTSKEEAISRTEECITTVQAISREGLNSQVSVKMTSLGLDIDKELVVKHMKQILTEAKKYNIFVTIDMEDESRCQATLDIFKQLKAEFDNVGTVIQSYLFRSDQDLNILNEFNPNLRLVKGAYKESPEVAFMDKSDVDKNLKHLINKHLLNGNYTAVASHDDEMINYTKQVVREHDIPKDQFEFQMLYGMRSQTQLDLVNEGYKMRVYVPYGDDWYGYFMRRLAERPANVAFVLKGMFKR from the coding sequence GTGGAAGCAGTCTCAAAGAACTTCTTTTTAACCCTCTCAAAAAGTGCGGTGTTAAACAAGGCAGCCAAACGTTGGGGAATGGGGTTTGGTGCATCAAAAGTTGTTGGTGGACAAACGTTTGAAAAAGCGATACCGATCATAAAAAAATTAAATGAACAAGGGTTATGTGTTACCGTTGACCATTTAGGTGAATTTGTTACATCTAAGGAAGAAGCGATATCAAGGACTGAAGAATGCATTACAACGGTTCAAGCTATTTCTCGTGAAGGACTAAATTCTCAAGTATCAGTGAAGATGACATCTTTGGGATTAGACATAGATAAAGAACTAGTTGTAAAACATATGAAACAGATACTAACTGAGGCTAAGAAATATAACATTTTTGTCACGATTGATATGGAGGATGAATCACGCTGTCAAGCAACATTAGATATATTCAAACAATTGAAAGCTGAATTTGATAATGTAGGTACAGTTATTCAGTCCTATTTATTCCGTTCAGATCAAGATTTAAATATTTTAAATGAGTTTAATCCAAATTTACGTTTAGTAAAAGGTGCATACAAAGAATCGCCTGAAGTTGCATTTATGGACAAGAGCGATGTGGATAAGAATTTAAAACATTTAATTAATAAGCATTTACTAAATGGTAATTATACAGCAGTCGCGAGCCATGATGATGAAATGATTAATTATACTAAGCAAGTTGTAAGAGAGCACGATATTCCAAAAGACCAATTTGAGTTTCAAATGTTATATGGAATGCGTTCACAAACACAATTAGATCTTGTCAATGAAGGCTATAAAATGCGTGTATATGTTCCTTATGGAGACGACTGGTACGGTTATTTCATGAGACGTTTAGCAGAACGGCCAGCAAATGTTGCATTTGTTCTAAAAGGAATGTTTAAGCGTTAA